From Acidimicrobiales bacterium, one genomic window encodes:
- a CDS encoding calcium/sodium antiporter gives MLVAVPVLIAGLVMLVQGADRFVESAAAIAVRHRLSPVLVGAVVIGFGTSAPEMVVSAIASARGEVALGVGNIVGSNVANVTLVLGVAALIAPLAVDRSILVREGPLAIAAVAMSAAFFFNGVLARWEGIAFVVAMVVALGLIIRGGLDVEDLTFGDQADERSQRRLVFFTVLGLAMTVVGAQVVVWAATEIADDFGLTGGFVGFSLVALGTSLPELGTTVIACRKGQTGLVVGNLLGSNIFNSLAVGGIMGLVGPGVITDELLSGRGSVLMVVAVVLAYLFASNGRRLNRVEGLVLVALYVAALVLLAGGTEEVDAALAL, from the coding sequence ATGCTCGTAGCGGTTCCGGTTCTGATTGCGGGTCTGGTCATGCTGGTGCAGGGCGCAGATCGCTTCGTCGAAAGCGCGGCCGCAATAGCGGTCAGGCACCGTCTGTCGCCCGTGTTGGTGGGCGCAGTGGTAATCGGCTTTGGTACCTCGGCGCCCGAGATGGTGGTGTCTGCCATTGCGTCGGCCCGCGGCGAAGTGGCCCTGGGCGTGGGCAACATCGTCGGCTCCAACGTCGCCAACGTGACGCTGGTCCTGGGGGTGGCCGCGCTGATAGCGCCCCTGGCGGTCGATCGCAGCATCCTGGTGCGCGAGGGACCCTTGGCCATCGCCGCCGTGGCCATGTCGGCGGCCTTCTTCTTCAACGGGGTTCTGGCGCGCTGGGAAGGCATCGCCTTTGTGGTGGCCATGGTGGTCGCTCTCGGTTTGATAATCCGTGGCGGCCTCGACGTCGAAGACCTGACGTTCGGCGACCAGGCCGACGAACGCTCGCAGCGCCGGCTGGTGTTCTTCACCGTCCTGGGTTTGGCGATGACCGTGGTCGGCGCCCAGGTGGTGGTGTGGGCTGCTACCGAAATCGCAGACGACTTCGGTCTGACCGGCGGTTTCGTCGGGTTCTCTCTGGTTGCATTGGGAACCTCGCTGCCCGAGCTGGGCACCACCGTCATCGCCTGCCGCAAGGGTCAGACCGGCCTGGTCGTCGGCAACCTGCTGGGCAGCAACATCTTCAACTCGTTGGCCGTGGGGGGCATCATGGGGCTGGTTGGGCCCGGGGTGATCACCGACGAGCTGTTGTCGGGGCGGGGTTCGGTGCTGATGGTGGTGGCCGTGGTGCTGGCGTATCTGTTCGCGTCGAACGGTCGGCGGCTCAACCGGGTCGAGGGGTTGGTGTTGGTGGCGCTGTATGTCGCCGCGCTGGTGCTGTTGGCCGGCGGCACAGAAGAGGTCGACGCCGCGCTGGCTCTGTAG
- a CDS encoding molybdopterin-dependent oxidoreductase, producing the protein MRDIPGACPLDCPDGCSWVVTIDDDGKAVRVRGNPDHPFTRGGLCKKVNPWLEHAADPSRLLQPLRRIGPKGAARFEPIGWDEAIGTIAERFSDIVDTSGGGAIWPFYGTGSMGYVQGANSTQALWNRMGAAAHHLSICSPAGHAGLRLTMGISVSLDPEQVVDARTVVIWGSITLVANQHWWPYVETARRNGARLVVVDPVATRTAKRADLHLAIRPGTDTALALAVCNGLIEREAHDPHFIGHRTTGFDQFAESIRGWTTDRAADVCDIGAAQIEELIDTIAANAPLAIKIGQGMQRHHGGGQAARAISCIPAVIGAFDQPGGGLVYSTSRYYQFNPAYHHTELGTRPRTLTMTLLAEELDPHRAQPVEALFVVAANPMVSNPDTAAVAKALSREDLFTVVVDVFDTETVAYADIVLPAAMQHEQLELNNSFAHFYANLNLPAVEPPGQCLPFSEIRRRLAAAMGYDEPVLHLSDDELLDELLDHQPFAEAGIDAQSLRSTGWARLPYATPWAPTRQRFPTPSGRFEFASTAAANQGLGLVPEFEPTQWTTGAGEYQLIAAASDWHLNSTFAGTQKTRSKTGTPPLRLNGEDAARDGLVDGDRVVVESAAGTFDAVVAIDASSRPGLASTDKGWWRQGVNNVMGEARTDVGDGPVYHGVQVSVRLKSSNTSASVVGEKST; encoded by the coding sequence ATGCGAGATATTCCAGGTGCGTGCCCCCTCGACTGCCCCGACGGGTGCTCGTGGGTGGTCACCATCGACGACGACGGCAAGGCGGTGCGTGTTCGCGGAAACCCCGACCACCCGTTCACCAGGGGTGGGTTGTGTAAGAAGGTGAACCCATGGCTCGAGCACGCCGCTGACCCATCGCGACTGCTTCAACCGCTGAGGCGGATCGGGCCCAAAGGAGCGGCCCGGTTCGAACCCATCGGTTGGGATGAAGCCATTGGCACCATCGCCGAACGGTTCAGCGACATCGTAGACACCAGCGGCGGAGGCGCGATCTGGCCCTTCTACGGTACCGGCTCGATGGGATATGTGCAAGGCGCGAACAGCACCCAGGCACTGTGGAACCGGATGGGTGCTGCGGCACACCACCTTTCGATCTGCTCACCAGCGGGCCACGCCGGCCTCAGGCTCACCATGGGCATCTCGGTGTCACTAGACCCCGAGCAAGTCGTCGACGCCCGAACCGTGGTGATCTGGGGTTCGATCACCCTCGTGGCCAACCAGCACTGGTGGCCCTATGTCGAAACGGCAAGGCGCAACGGCGCGAGGTTGGTGGTAGTCGACCCTGTGGCCACGCGCACCGCCAAACGCGCCGACCTGCACCTCGCGATCAGGCCGGGCACCGACACTGCCCTGGCGCTGGCGGTGTGCAACGGCTTGATCGAGCGCGAAGCCCACGACCCGCACTTCATCGGCCACCGCACGACGGGATTCGACCAGTTCGCGGAAAGCATCCGTGGCTGGACAACCGATCGCGCCGCCGACGTTTGTGACATCGGCGCCGCGCAGATCGAGGAGCTGATCGACACCATCGCCGCCAATGCTCCGCTGGCGATCAAGATCGGGCAGGGCATGCAGCGCCACCATGGCGGCGGCCAGGCGGCCCGCGCCATCTCGTGCATCCCGGCCGTGATCGGGGCCTTCGACCAGCCCGGCGGCGGACTGGTGTATTCGACGTCGCGTTACTACCAGTTCAACCCCGCCTACCACCACACCGAGCTGGGCACGCGTCCCCGCACCCTGACGATGACCCTGCTGGCAGAAGAGCTCGACCCACACAGGGCCCAGCCCGTCGAAGCACTGTTCGTGGTGGCGGCAAACCCGATGGTTTCAAATCCCGATACAGCCGCTGTGGCCAAGGCGCTGTCGCGCGAAGACCTGTTCACTGTCGTTGTCGACGTGTTCGACACCGAGACGGTGGCCTATGCCGACATCGTCTTGCCCGCCGCGATGCAACACGAGCAGCTCGAGCTGAACAACTCGTTCGCCCACTTCTACGCCAACCTCAACCTGCCGGCCGTCGAACCACCGGGACAGTGCCTGCCATTCAGCGAGATCCGCAGGCGTCTGGCGGCTGCGATGGGCTACGACGAACCCGTGCTGCACCTGTCGGACGACGAATTGCTGGACGAGCTTCTCGACCATCAACCCTTCGCCGAGGCTGGGATCGATGCGCAGAGCCTCAGGAGCACGGGCTGGGCCCGCCTGCCCTACGCCACACCGTGGGCTCCGACCCGCCAGAGATTCCCCACACCTTCCGGTCGTTTCGAGTTCGCCAGCACGGCCGCGGCCAACCAGGGTTTGGGCCTGGTTCCCGAGTTCGAACCTACCCAGTGGACCACCGGCGCCGGCGAATACCAGCTGATAGCGGCTGCGAGCGACTGGCACCTCAACTCGACGTTCGCCGGCACCCAGAAGACCCGGTCGAAGACGGGCACCCCGCCGCTGCGCCTCAACGGCGAGGATGCAGCTCGTGATGGCCTGGTTGACGGCGACCGCGTCGTGGTCGAGTCGGCCGCGGGCACCTTCGATGCGGTGGTTGCCATCGATGCGTCGAGTCGTCCGGGATTGGCTTCGACCGACAAGGGGTGGTGGCGCCAAGGTGTCAACAACGTGATGGGCGAGGCCCGAACCGATGTCGGCGACGGGCCCGTCTATCACGGCGTTCAGGTATCGGTTCGGCTCAAGAGCTCGAACACCTCGGCCTCGGTTGTCGGCGAGAAATCCACGTAG
- a CDS encoding DUF4395 domain-containing protein, which produces MSRIVSFPQEVNELSARLVAAGVVAMGATFLATGSGWALVPLAYGFAARVLSGPRFSPLGLVVTRIATPALDRRHRMVPGAPKRFAQGIGLAFASTASVLFVAGYPGAAQLVVAALVGAASLEAFAGVCLGCIIYNRIWGCEDCFDITDRMVALSRAKANA; this is translated from the coding sequence ATGAGTCGAATCGTGTCTTTTCCTCAGGAGGTGAACGAGCTGTCGGCCCGGCTGGTCGCCGCTGGTGTCGTCGCTATGGGCGCCACCTTCCTGGCCACAGGCAGCGGCTGGGCCTTGGTTCCCCTGGCCTATGGATTCGCGGCACGCGTGCTGTCGGGGCCGCGGTTCAGCCCACTGGGGTTGGTGGTCACGCGCATCGCAACCCCCGCCCTCGACCGTCGCCACCGCATGGTTCCGGGCGCGCCAAAGCGATTTGCCCAGGGCATCGGCCTGGCGTTCGCTTCGACTGCATCGGTGTTGTTCGTGGCCGGTTACCCCGGTGCCGCCCAACTGGTGGTCGCCGCGTTGGTCGGCGCTGCGAGCCTCGAGGCTTTCGCCGGCGTATGCCTGGGCTGCATCATCTACAACCGCATCTGGGGTTGCGAAGACTGCTTCGACATCACCGACCGCATGGTGGCGTTGTCGCGAGCAAAGGCAAACGCCTGA
- the cysS gene encoding cysteine--tRNA ligase: MQLYDTMTRTKAELHTLVPGRVSMYVCGPTVYDHPHLGHGRTALTYDVLRRYLRWTGHEVTMVANVTDIDDKIIGRAEREGRTEAEVATEFLDSYVAQLDRLGVEHPDHRPQATQFIDGMIETIRELVDAGAAYVVEGRGVYFDVTSAVDYGRLAGRNLEQLLEDAGQRVEVDEAKRSPLDFALWKAAKPGEPSWETPWGPGRPGWHTECVAMSMSILGESFDIHGGGDDLTFPHHQNEQAQASACGHGFARFWVHSAMLNVSGEKMSKSLGNFTTLAEALEAFGPRAVRLAVLQTHYRSTMEMGPESLSQTAEAVKRLDAMVRRAVAAGVTLASANPTVAADDAQRLDVDTVERFRSAMEDDMSTPAAMDAVFGAVRAANSALDEGRLDDAARLAGTVVLLCAVLGLAVGEDDHGDDDSKIDDLVARRQQARADRDFAAADAIRDELTSMGVVVEDTASGPIWHRA; this comes from the coding sequence GTGCAGCTGTACGACACGATGACACGAACCAAGGCCGAGCTGCACACGCTCGTCCCCGGACGGGTCTCCATGTACGTCTGCGGACCCACCGTGTACGACCATCCACACCTGGGTCACGGACGCACGGCTCTCACCTACGACGTCCTGCGTCGCTACCTGCGCTGGACCGGTCACGAGGTGACGATGGTCGCCAACGTCACCGACATCGACGACAAGATCATCGGCAGAGCCGAGCGCGAAGGTCGCACCGAGGCCGAGGTCGCAACCGAGTTCCTCGACAGCTATGTCGCTCAGCTGGATCGGCTGGGGGTCGAGCACCCCGATCACCGACCCCAGGCCACCCAGTTCATCGACGGCATGATCGAGACCATCCGCGAGCTTGTCGATGCCGGCGCCGCATATGTGGTTGAAGGTCGCGGCGTGTACTTCGACGTCACGTCGGCAGTCGACTATGGCCGTCTGGCAGGTCGCAACCTCGAGCAGTTGCTCGAGGACGCAGGTCAGCGGGTGGAGGTCGACGAGGCCAAACGTTCGCCCCTCGACTTTGCGTTGTGGAAGGCGGCAAAGCCAGGCGAACCCAGCTGGGAAACGCCGTGGGGTCCGGGTCGGCCCGGCTGGCACACCGAGTGCGTGGCGATGTCGATGTCGATCCTGGGTGAATCATTCGATATCCACGGCGGGGGAGACGACCTGACCTTCCCACACCACCAGAACGAGCAGGCGCAGGCGTCGGCCTGCGGGCACGGGTTCGCGCGGTTCTGGGTGCACAGCGCCATGTTGAACGTCTCGGGCGAAAAGATGTCCAAGTCGCTGGGCAACTTCACGACCCTGGCCGAAGCGCTCGAAGCCTTTGGTCCGCGCGCCGTGCGCCTGGCTGTGTTGCAGACGCACTACCGCTCGACCATGGAGATGGGTCCAGAATCGCTTTCCCAAACGGCCGAGGCCGTCAAGCGCCTCGATGCGATGGTGCGCCGGGCGGTGGCAGCGGGGGTGACGCTGGCCTCGGCCAACCCGACGGTCGCCGCCGACGACGCCCAGCGTCTCGATGTCGACACCGTCGAGCGGTTCCGCTCGGCCATGGAAGACGACATGTCGACTCCGGCGGCGATGGATGCTGTGTTCGGTGCCGTGAGAGCGGCCAACTCGGCGCTGGACGAGGGGCGGCTCGACGACGCAGCACGGCTGGCCGGCACCGTTGTCTTGTTGTGCGCCGTCTTGGGTTTGGCTGTGGGCGAGGACGACCACGGCGATGATGACTCGAAGATCGACGACCTGGTGGCCCGGCGCCAGCAGGCCAGAGCCGACAGAGATTTCGCCGCAGCCGACGCGATCCGAGACGAGCTGACCTCGATGGGCGTGGTGGTGGAAGACACCGCCTCTGGCCCGATCTGGCATCGGGCCTGA
- a CDS encoding phosphoribosyltransferase family protein, translating to MFSDRVDAGDRLARLVKGKVAPDSVVLGLPRGGVPVAARVSAALDLDLDVIVVRKVGLATNSELAMGAVGEGGVVWVNHEVLGAYGVDARSFESAAERERAEVARRVEAIRRVRPRVELAGRTAVIVDDGLATGSTARAACGVARASGASMVVLAVPVAPRGAHTELLGPADEVIVAETPTTFFGVGQFYVDFSPTTEAEVFELLSRTDT from the coding sequence ATGTTCTCCGATCGAGTAGATGCAGGCGATCGCCTGGCGCGGCTCGTCAAGGGAAAGGTCGCGCCCGACTCGGTGGTTCTGGGGCTTCCCCGTGGTGGTGTACCCGTGGCCGCTCGAGTGTCAGCCGCGCTGGACCTCGACCTCGACGTGATCGTGGTTCGCAAGGTCGGCCTGGCCACCAACAGCGAGTTGGCCATGGGGGCCGTCGGCGAGGGCGGTGTGGTATGGGTCAACCACGAAGTGCTGGGTGCCTACGGCGTCGACGCGCGGTCATTTGAGTCTGCAGCCGAGCGCGAGCGCGCCGAGGTCGCACGCCGTGTCGAGGCGATCAGGCGCGTGAGGCCCCGCGTCGAACTGGCGGGCAGGACCGCGGTGATAGTCGACGACGGCCTGGCCACCGGGTCAACGGCCAGGGCGGCTTGCGGGGTGGCCCGAGCATCCGGCGCATCGATGGTGGTCCTGGCGGTTCCGGTGGCGCCCCGAGGGGCTCACACCGAGCTGCTCGGACCAGCTGACGAGGTCATAGTCGCCGAGACGCCAACGACCTTCTTCGGCGTAGGGCAGTTCTACGTGGATTTCTCGCCGACAACCGAGGCCGAGGTGTTCGAGCTCTTGAGCCGAACCGATACCTGA
- a CDS encoding molybdopterin-dependent oxidoreductase has protein sequence MTDTKNAEDTRIAYRTCPLCEAGCGLEITLERGDDGAETVKRIRGDRDDVFSQGFICPKGSTLGHLHDDPDRLRKPVVKRDGVFVEVDWDDAFAEIDARMMPLLAEYGRDASAIYMGNPCAHSLGPMLYNRAVIGALGTRNRFSASTVDQRPKEISAAIMFGSVSVPVPDLNRTDYLMMLGANPYASNGSLCTAPDFPGRLERIQARGGKVVVVDPRRSETAARADRHVAIRPGSDAHLLAAMANHMISTGQADAGAVAQHCADLDELPQLLAPYTPEVVATICGISAADIRSLADDLCAAPTAAVYGRIGTATQEFGTLASWLVDVVNILSGNLDRVGGAMFTKGAVGQPSTKGQPGSGRGFRMGRAFSRVGNRPEAFGEFPVTALPEEIETPGEGQVRMLVTIGGNPVSSNPNSNRLDAALASLEFMVSVDMYINETTRHADVILPPPSPLQKSHYDLALLNFAVHNVANASLPVLDLDEGQPDEWEILLRLAGVFAGEGPDADITAMDDAAALGLLSSVTRDQWSSVHGRDVEELVAELGERRGPLRLLDIMLRTGPYGDGFGEDPEGIGLDTLIDNPHGVDLGPLEPGRIPDILRTPSGKIELLPQQIRDDLPRLAASLERDWSQAMVLVGRRHVRSNNSWMHNIRVLMKGRNRCTLQIHPDDADRLGLADGSPARVTSRVGEVVVDTEVTDGIKPGVVSIPHGFGQNLPGVEMRVAAEYRGVNTNVLTDEQFFDQISGNIALNGVPVTVVPA, from the coding sequence ATGACCGACACCAAAAACGCCGAGGACACCCGCATTGCGTATCGGACCTGTCCGCTGTGCGAGGCCGGATGCGGTCTCGAGATCACCCTCGAGCGCGGTGATGATGGCGCCGAGACCGTCAAACGCATCAGGGGTGATCGCGACGACGTGTTCTCGCAGGGATTCATCTGCCCCAAGGGCTCGACGCTCGGGCATCTGCACGACGACCCCGACCGGCTCCGCAAGCCCGTGGTGAAGCGCGACGGGGTGTTTGTTGAGGTCGATTGGGACGACGCGTTCGCCGAGATCGATGCACGGATGATGCCGCTGCTGGCCGAGTACGGCCGCGATGCGTCTGCCATTTACATGGGCAACCCGTGCGCCCACTCGCTCGGGCCGATGCTGTACAACCGCGCGGTCATCGGGGCCCTGGGAACCCGCAACCGGTTCTCGGCATCGACCGTCGATCAGCGCCCCAAGGAGATCTCGGCCGCCATCATGTTCGGCTCGGTGAGTGTTCCGGTTCCGGACCTGAACCGCACCGACTACCTGATGATGCTCGGCGCCAACCCCTATGCGTCCAACGGGTCGCTGTGCACCGCGCCCGACTTTCCGGGGCGGCTCGAGCGCATTCAGGCACGCGGCGGCAAGGTCGTGGTGGTCGACCCCCGGCGCAGCGAGACAGCGGCAAGAGCCGACCGCCACGTGGCCATCCGGCCGGGCTCCGACGCCCACCTGCTGGCCGCAATGGCCAACCACATGATCAGCACCGGCCAGGCCGACGCCGGTGCCGTGGCCCAGCACTGCGCCGACCTCGACGAACTGCCGCAGTTGCTGGCCCCGTACACACCCGAGGTGGTTGCCACGATCTGTGGCATCAGCGCCGCCGACATCCGTTCCCTGGCCGACGATCTGTGTGCTGCCCCAACCGCAGCCGTGTACGGGCGTATCGGTACGGCCACCCAAGAGTTCGGCACCCTGGCCAGCTGGCTGGTGGACGTTGTCAACATCCTCAGCGGCAACCTCGACCGCGTCGGCGGCGCCATGTTCACCAAGGGTGCTGTCGGTCAGCCTTCCACCAAGGGTCAGCCCGGCTCGGGTCGGGGGTTCCGGATGGGCCGGGCGTTCTCGCGGGTCGGCAACCGACCAGAAGCATTCGGTGAGTTCCCTGTCACGGCGCTTCCCGAGGAGATCGAAACGCCAGGCGAGGGCCAGGTGCGAATGCTGGTGACCATCGGCGGCAACCCGGTGTCGTCGAATCCCAACTCGAACCGCCTCGACGCAGCCCTGGCCTCGCTCGAGTTCATGGTCTCGGTCGACATGTACATCAACGAGACCACGCGCCACGCCGACGTCATCTTGCCCCCGCCTTCACCGCTGCAGAAGAGCCACTACGACCTCGCCCTGCTGAACTTCGCGGTACACAACGTGGCCAACGCGTCCTTGCCGGTGCTCGATCTCGACGAGGGTCAGCCAGACGAGTGGGAGATCTTGTTGAGGCTGGCTGGCGTGTTCGCCGGCGAGGGCCCAGACGCCGACATCACCGCCATGGACGATGCGGCTGCGCTGGGTTTGCTGTCGTCGGTCACACGCGACCAGTGGTCGAGCGTGCACGGGCGCGACGTGGAAGAGCTGGTCGCCGAGTTGGGCGAGCGGCGCGGCCCGCTTCGTCTGCTGGACATCATGCTGCGCACCGGGCCCTACGGTGACGGATTCGGCGAAGACCCCGAAGGCATCGGGCTCGACACCCTCATCGACAACCCCCACGGCGTCGACCTGGGTCCGCTGGAGCCGGGTCGCATTCCCGACATCTTGCGCACCCCGTCGGGCAAGATCGAGCTGCTTCCACAGCAGATTCGAGACGATCTGCCTCGACTGGCTGCCTCGCTCGAGCGCGACTGGTCTCAGGCCATGGTGTTGGTCGGTCGGCGCCACGTGCGGTCGAACAACTCGTGGATGCACAACATCCGGGTGTTGATGAAGGGACGCAACCGCTGCACCCTGCAGATTCACCCCGACGACGCAGACCGGCTGGGCCTGGCCGACGGCTCGCCCGCCAGGGTCACCTCGCGGGTGGGTGAGGTGGTCGTCGACACCGAGGTCACCGACGGCATCAAGCCCGGCGTTGTGTCGATTCCTCACGGGTTCGGCCAGAACCTCCCCGGGGTCGAGATGCGGGTTGCCGCCGAATATCGCGGTGTCAACACCAACGTGTTGACCGACGAGCAGTTCTTTGACCAGATCAGCGGGAACATCGCCCTCAACGGTGTGCCCGTGACGGTCGTGCCCGCCTGA
- a CDS encoding bifunctional diguanylate cyclase/phosphodiesterase, with the protein MNRAATWGMIAAVCAGSVAIVAIAPGVPSADGVFIAAVWVVAAAAIAEAAALRFRFRRERACLTLSGAAVVIAALYSGPLAAAMAAATAGLVSAVAERKLRPEMVALGVAERLARAAAAVAVASWLIDVGSVSNPASWAAIALVASAAELTAEVVGSVGRWSAGTRRSANLLAGRAGLGLFAAALVSSASVAASVIASVDPWAALVLLVPVIGTALARWLATREAANDDKIKFLNEVPGQSPVAVRQDPLLSLMTRAEQELGAVSVELVLFDHSSSGSRVIRCIGGGVVEEVLDGATTVVLRRLSTGLGDVDRLGASQTGTLVNLHGANAVSALAGSITKAGEPIALMVAAGSISSFGAFGNDTAATFDRFRHRIQTALVKQQIETQAACDPLTGLPTQDVFDDRTRSAMSGDGSVAALRIDLDDFAVVNDALGHAAGDAILSVISVRIRRCLGPDDIAARFEGDEFGVLLVGPNDPVAVATRIVEEVHQPITIAGQNVSVAVSVGISSSDSDTDAGDLLTHADSAMRQAKERGKGVVAVFGSDLVEMGGGPVRTSLARALDADDNALSVVYQPIFALGTSDDQATSVGPVAGFEALARWRSEASRSPEHTFIEQAEAEGVIGVVDGKVFDQVLNDQLRLLGGASDGARFVAVNLSPLTLADESLPERLAHAADAAGVDRSSVMIEISERTLVEQPGMVVGRLRALTRMGFQASIDGFGTGGTSFSVLKQISAKTVKLAAQLVDHVDDDPDAVATVIDLAKSLGLHVVAHGIERPAQLEALALLGCDFAQGYLLGRPQPAPELAASLVEASGSIGT; encoded by the coding sequence ATGAACAGAGCAGCGACATGGGGGATGATCGCGGCGGTTTGCGCTGGGTCGGTTGCCATCGTGGCCATCGCCCCCGGCGTGCCGTCGGCCGATGGGGTGTTCATCGCAGCCGTCTGGGTGGTCGCAGCTGCTGCGATCGCCGAGGCGGCCGCACTGCGCTTCAGGTTCAGGCGCGAGCGTGCCTGCCTCACCCTCTCGGGCGCCGCGGTTGTGATCGCAGCGCTGTATTCGGGTCCGCTGGCAGCTGCGATGGCTGCGGCGACAGCCGGTCTGGTGTCGGCGGTCGCCGAGAGAAAGCTCCGCCCAGAGATGGTCGCCCTGGGGGTGGCCGAGCGCCTGGCCAGAGCCGCCGCCGCAGTCGCTGTCGCTTCATGGCTGATCGACGTGGGGTCGGTGTCGAACCCGGCCTCTTGGGCAGCGATCGCCCTAGTGGCCTCGGCCGCAGAGCTCACCGCCGAGGTCGTCGGCTCTGTGGGCCGGTGGTCGGCCGGCACCCGGCGTTCGGCCAACCTACTGGCCGGGCGGGCAGGCCTGGGCTTGTTTGCCGCAGCGCTGGTGTCGTCGGCATCGGTCGCCGCGTCGGTGATCGCCAGCGTCGACCCCTGGGCCGCGTTGGTCCTGCTGGTACCCGTCATCGGCACGGCCCTGGCCCGCTGGCTCGCGACACGCGAGGCCGCCAACGACGACAAGATCAAGTTCCTGAACGAGGTCCCCGGGCAGTCGCCCGTGGCGGTTCGACAAGACCCGTTGCTGAGCTTGATGACCCGAGCCGAGCAAGAGCTGGGGGCGGTGTCGGTCGAGCTGGTGCTGTTCGACCACTCGAGCTCGGGCTCGCGTGTCATCAGGTGCATTGGCGGCGGCGTGGTGGAAGAGGTGCTGGACGGTGCCACCACCGTGGTGCTGCGTCGGCTGAGCACAGGCCTCGGCGACGTAGACCGTTTGGGCGCGTCGCAGACCGGCACCCTGGTGAACCTGCATGGCGCCAACGCAGTGTCGGCTCTGGCCGGGTCTATCACAAAAGCCGGCGAACCGATCGCGCTGATGGTTGCGGCCGGCAGCATCTCCAGCTTCGGAGCGTTCGGCAACGATACCGCTGCCACCTTCGACCGCTTCCGGCACCGGATCCAGACGGCACTGGTGAAGCAACAGATCGAGACGCAGGCCGCGTGCGACCCCTTGACCGGCTTGCCGACTCAGGACGTGTTCGACGACCGTACGCGAAGCGCGATGTCTGGCGACGGCTCGGTTGCCGCCTTGCGCATCGACCTCGACGACTTTGCCGTGGTCAACGATGCGCTGGGGCACGCGGCGGGCGACGCGATCTTGTCGGTCATCTCGGTGAGGATTCGCCGATGCCTGGGTCCAGACGACATCGCCGCACGCTTCGAGGGCGACGAGTTCGGTGTGTTGCTCGTGGGGCCCAACGATCCCGTGGCGGTGGCTACCCGGATCGTCGAAGAGGTCCATCAGCCGATCACCATCGCCGGCCAGAACGTCAGCGTGGCGGTGAGTGTCGGCATCTCGAGCTCCGACTCCGATACCGACGCCGGCGACCTGTTGACCCATGCCGACTCGGCCATGCGCCAGGCCAAGGAACGGGGCAAGGGCGTCGTGGCCGTGTTCGGATCCGACCTGGTCGAGATGGGCGGCGGGCCGGTACGCACCTCGCTGGCCCGGGCGCTCGACGCCGACGACAACGCCCTCAGCGTCGTCTATCAGCCGATCTTCGCGCTGGGCACGTCCGATGACCAGGCGACCTCGGTAGGACCGGTGGCAGGCTTCGAGGCGTTGGCGCGATGGCGGTCGGAGGCGTCGCGCTCGCCCGAACACACGTTCATCGAACAGGCAGAGGCCGAAGGTGTCATCGGTGTCGTCGACGGCAAGGTCTTCGACCAGGTGCTCAACGACCAGCTGCGGTTGCTCGGCGGCGCGTCCGACGGGGCCCGGTTCGTGGCGGTGAACCTGTCGCCGCTGACCCTGGCCGACGAGTCACTGCCCGAGCGACTGGCCCATGCGGCGGATGCGGCAGGCGTCGACCGCAGCTCGGTGATGATCGAGATCTCCGAGCGCACCCTCGTCGAACAGCCCGGAATGGTCGTCGGCAGGCTTCGGGCGCTCACCCGAATGGGGTTCCAGGCATCGATCGACGGCTTCGGCACCGGCGGCACGTCGTTCAGTGTGCTGAAGCAGATCTCGGCCAAGACGGTGAAGCTGGCGGCCCAGCTGGTGGATCACGTCGACGACGATCCGGACGCGGTGGCCACCGTCATCGACCTGGCGAAATCGCTGGGGCTCCACGTGGTTGCTCATGGCATAGAGCGACCCGCGCAGCTCGAGGCCCTGGCGTTGTTGGGCTGCGACTTCGCCCAGGGCTACCTGCTGGGCCGGCCCCAACCAGCTCCTGAGCTGGCAGCCAGCCTGGTCGAAGCATCCGGATCGATCGGCACCTGA
- the lexA gene encoding transcriptional repressor LexA — protein MNNPDLTDRHRGILEFIDDAMRERGYPPSVREIGEAVGLASPSTVHSHLRKLEELGYLRRDPSKPRALEVTFEAGSFTHAERRPFRLVPLVGEVAAGTDVLAQENVEELVPMPGDITGEGELFMLRVRGDSMIDDGILDGDYVVVRRQSVAYRNDIVVAGIPGEEATVKRFAKDGNKVTLTPANPTMKPMVFRSDEVDLFGKVVTVMRRL, from the coding sequence ATGAACAACCCCGATCTGACAGATCGTCACCGCGGCATCCTCGAGTTCATCGACGACGCCATGAGAGAGCGCGGCTATCCGCCCTCGGTCCGCGAGATCGGCGAGGCGGTCGGGCTGGCCTCACCCTCGACCGTTCACTCACACCTGCGCAAACTCGAAGAACTCGGCTACCTTCGCCGCGATCCCTCCAAGCCGCGAGCCCTCGAGGTCACCTTCGAAGCCGGCTCGTTCACCCACGCCGAACGCCGCCCCTTCAGGCTCGTGCCTCTCGTGGGCGAGGTCGCGGCCGGCACCGACGTGCTGGCTCAGGAAAACGTCGAAGAGCTCGTCCCCATGCCCGGCGACATCACGGGCGAGGGCGAACTGTTCATGCTTCGAGTCAGGGGCGACTCGATGATCGACGACGGGATCCTCGACGGCGACTATGTGGTCGTGCGTCGCCAGTCGGTCGCTTACCGCAACGACATCGTCGTCGCCGGCATTCCGGGTGAAGAGGCCACGGTCAAGCGGTTCGCCAAGGATGGCAACAAGGTCACCCTCACGCCTGCCAACCCCACCATGAAGCCGATGGTCTTCCGCTCAGACGAGGTCGACCTGTTCGGAAAGGTCGTCACGGTGATGCGCAGGCTCTGA